agagggAGTTATTGGAGGGTGATGAGAGAGAAAgtttattataatgataaaaaagttgagagagagagagagagagagagagagagagagagagagagagagagagagagagagagagagagagactgagaGAGAGAGCTGTGAGTGTTAATGGAgcaaaagagaaaaaagatattgaaaagagaggaaagttaaaaaatacagaaatagAATTACCGGTAATGAAGGAGACTTCACAAAAAGTTTGTTTAGTCTCTTTTTTTTGCTAATAAATCTTTAttcataatttgtattttatcttaaacTTCTTCACATGATCAAATAATACTTAGTTTAATTCTATAAAAGagagcatttacatgtaaaatcaatgaaattaacagctatactgttttgttattaattttcttaTGTCTTCCAAATAACCAATATTAATTGAATCTTTTCTCAAATATTTTATCTAAAGCTTCTTAATTTGATTTGAAGTTAATTAAATTGCTTGGCATTAAGTTCATGTAAAGTCTAGTATTTATCTCTTGAAtcattttcatgtaaattttatgtcatgcaaacaaattttaaaaatagagatgtccttgatttttttttttttttacattgtagaTAACATTGTAGTAGTTTTAAGAACTACATTCACATTTGCATGGTACTCAGCAATGATGATGACGTaatgatgaataaaaaaaaatagtgaaagagagagagttattGGAAGGTGAtgcaagagagagagacagagtgggagaagttattttttaaaaagtcactgtattagagagagagagagaatgcgATAGAGTTattgggagggggagggggggggggtgatatgGGGGAGAAAGAGAGCTTCTCTTTGATCACTGAAAATTATTGTCAGACAAGACTTTTAATTGTGTTGCTCTGTAAAACTTGTCTTTATGctggagaaagagagagaggagagagggAGTTATTGGAGGGTGATGAGAGAGAAAGtttaatataatgataaaaaagttgagagagagagagagagagagagagagagagagagagagagagagagagagagagagctgtgAGTGTTAATGGagcaaaagagaaaaaaagatattgaaaagagaggaaagttaaaaaatacagaaatagAATTACCAGTAATGAAGGAGAGTTCACAAAAAGTTTGTTTAGTCTCcaaagcaaacatttttttttgctaataaatctttattcataatttttattttatcttaaacTTCTTCACATGATCAAATAATACTTAGTTTAATTCTATAAAAGagagcatttacatgtaaaatcaatGACATTTACAGCTATActgttttgttattaattttttcatgtctTCCAGAGAACCAGTattaattaaatcttttttcaaatattttatctaaAGCTTCTTCATTTGATTTGAAGTTAATTAAATTGCTTGACATTAAGTTCATGTAAAGTCTAGTATTTATCTGTTgtgtcatttacatgtaaattttatgtcatgcaaaaatttttaaaaatagagatgtccttatttttggtttttttttttacattgtagaTCACATTGTAGTTGTTTTAAGAGCGACATTCATATTTGCATGGTACTCAGCAATGATGATGATGTaatgatgaataaaaaaaaatagtgaaagagagagagttattGGAAGGTGAtgcaagagagagagacagagtgGGAGAAgttattaaaagaataaaaaagttattagagagagagatagaaagtTAGTTATAAAAGTTattggagagagagaggagagagagatagagagaaagtTAGTGATAAAAAGttattggagagagagagagagagagagagagagagagagagagagagagaaagctaGCTCTGAGTGTTAATGGAGCAAAAGAGGAAAGATATTGAAAAGAgagaaaagttaaaaaatacagagatagaaataccggtaatgAAAGAGAGTTCACAAAAAGTTTGTTTAGTctccaaaacaaaaatttttttttctaataaatctttattcataatttttattttatcttaaacTTCTTCACATGATCAAATAATGATTAGTTTCATTCTATAAAAGagagcatttacatgtaaaatcaatGACATTTACAGCTATActgttttgttattaattttcttttgtcttcCAAAGAACCAGTattaattaaatcttttttcaaataaaatttgagccTGTCaaatgcatcagtatcataagacgcataatccgtgcaagtttggtgaaattaggaccagtagtaattTAGAAATGgttatcaaagggcacctgcaccaaaaacttttacctgctccaaaaaccttaacctcctccagcatctgaaattcatggcccagattcagaatccaagtctttcaagtccataagtaggtccagatgcatcatgcatgcaagtttggtgaagataggacaagtaataacttagatacaggacctacaacaaaaactttaaccagggcAGGACGCTGACAccggggtatagcataagcttccCACCGACTTCGTctcagtgagctaaaaagatGCTATATGCACATTCCTCTTgagtatttttattcatattggAGAAGATGGCCTATTTTATATGTACAACAACTCCAATCTTGGAATTCTTTGTAATGTTGAATTTGGGATTCATATACAGTACATGCAAGAGACAAACAGAAAGTTtataaactggaatttttttttattgtagatttctttatatacatgtattgattgtAATTGTAGCTGGAGTATAGTGAAATAATTATAGCTACAGACAAATGTGATCCAGTGTGATCATGTGATGACTTTTTGCTGGAGTTATCCAATCAGAACAGAAGGCCACAGTCAAGATCTGTTACACATTGCAAGCACAAGAACCATAAACGGCCATTTTCATGGCCACAAAAATATTTCGAAAAGCTGCTTCTATTGCACAAGATTTGAAACaatgtattaattaaaatgagagtatatttaagtattaaatcattattctttgaaatagtctcataactgcaatggtttgtgcatacaaattgagtaatgcaagtaatgaaaatttgtttgcacaaaTCGTTACAGTTATATTACTGttatctttcaaaaatgttttaactgctttttatctacatatttttacatttctGCCTTCTCTGCAATTGTTATTGATACCTCAAAATTCCTGTTATAAGCTCAAATGAATGGAATAGTCATTCTAATAGATATGAACATTACCGGTAATTTGATTTTCACGTTATGTTGTACTACTTTAACAACTCATAATTTAACCTTTGAGCACTCTGTGTTATTGCAGATTTTGACAGTTAACAtacaaagatatatatataatttaattcagaTTGTAACACTCTTTCTGATTGGCTTAAagaacaagatagtttgaaacgatataaaatggttagGCACAGTTTTAAGAGGCGTCAATTGtgccaaaccattttatatcaaataaaattaatattgaattcattccttaactGAAATGctaatattttggatttttattataaagttaAATGTGTTAAAAGTTAACGATGGCCACTCAGGTGAactcaaaattaataaaacttaattaatgaaaaatcgAAAAGCAACCTagagattttttgaaaattacaaaaaagcactgcaatattaaacaaagaaataaattactgTGGCCTAATGCTACCCCATGATAAGATTAAAAACACTTGCTTCATCTAGTGACAGATTTATTCAAgcaaaagtatatatatacagtttaacatgaaaataaaaaacagcTAGAGTACTGCTAAGTGGAGCATCCTAGCAACATgaaatagtatttttaaaaaatgcattatttCATAAGCATATGAGGAGAtcaattggattttttttttttttagagaatcagagtattttatacatgtgcACGATGAACACACCTGACACATTTAACCCTCTTGTACTCATTTTGATCTTACATGCAAAACATTGATGATAAAATGATAtgaagttttaaattaaaaaaaaaaattataaataaataatcatctCTATGAGGAAAAAATAGATTCTCTAAAAATCTCTCAACCAAAATGTACCTACATTCAAAACATGCAGCATAATGTATGATGGAAGATTATTACAGAAGTTAGATTAATTAGAGACCAATATTTTATGCTTTTACCATGTGGTGCTGCTCCTAAtaaatagccccccccccccctttgcaaaaaagaaaaagaaaaaaaaagaggagCCTACAAGCCAAGCCAATTCTTTATAAATACAATCCCTCCTGACTAACTGAAAACTAAATATACTAATGATATGACCCAAAGCAAGAGTAACATaccaattttcttttatatgtgCTAAGTTTTAAATCTACACTCGTACTGTAAAGGCATCTAAacacataccggtatattatttcGTATATGATATACCGTAATTGAATTTACATAACTACAGGTTTAGTTAACTTAGCCCAATGGTTCTGGGAAAAAagatcaaaaatataaatactctATAGTTTACTGCcaacatatgaataaaaaggtCACAAGCTCTAAGCTCAAGTGAACCAAAAGACTAAAGACACATTGCAAAAACAAagctaaaaatacaaatataaatgcaaataaattaaAGTGTAATAAGGTGTATTGTACATTGTAACAGTTGCTAAAACCTGATGAAAGTTCgttattgacaaaaataaagtaatttaacAGGAAGCTGATATAACTttcacaatatggcatgccttaacaaagagTTGATTACAAACCATTTTTTATGAACCTGTTCATGAATATGTATCAAAAGCTTAGGATGACTTCAAAAGTTCCAAGTAAAATTGATACAGGAGGCAGTTATTTTGTAGTAATGGTTTTTTTGTTCCATGTAAGTTGATCACAGAAATGTTTTCAAATGCACACTTGGTCAATGTAAAGGACTCTTTATTCTGACTTGCAACAATAACAACAGCATGAACTACAACATTTTCGTTtgcaaaaatttgtttcactacATTCAAAGCTTGACCAATAGTATCACCTCGATGCATAGCACCTGTTGCCACTTGAACAAGGTACAATGTTTTTTCCTGAACTTTGATCCTTTTAGATGATGTACAACCTTCACAACGATCAACAGAGACATTGTAAAAAACAAAGTAGTCTACTCCCATGAAATTTGGTATCAGTGGATACACCAAAAACTTATCAAAGTTATTTGAAAGTTGTTTTATAAACAGGGAAAATAAAGCTACATTTCGTTCATGACCTTTGAAATTTTCTGGTATATCTTGATAATACGAAGATAACTCTTTCGCATTTcgttcaaagaaattttcaacaGATGGCACTACAGTACATGGTGTTTGTAACAATTCTTGCTTTGACTGTGATACCTGATAAATTGTTTCACCACCAATGGAGAATGGCAAAAGTACAGATTGGATCTCTTTTTGAGTATCAACTAACAatttttcaaactcttttcttGCACCACCATTCTGAAACATAATTGGCAAAATTTTATCAGAAccaacattttttgcaatttgtaGCATCCCCTCTAAATCATAAGGAAACCTTTCTCGCCAACAGTTTGCTAAGGTAGGAATCAAATGTCGAATTTTCACACAGATATCCCCAACATCCAAACCCATTCTTGCATATTCAAGATTACTTTGTAGAAGACCTggtgtttgaattttgtaatgCTCAACTTCAAAAATGTTGATTCCTATTTTTAATTCCTGTGCCCATTCTCTTTTAATGATGATTTCTTGTTTGTTTGGAATACAATGGAGAAGAACAGCAGTGTGGAGCTGAAACTTGGCATATTCAATGTTTTCAGAACTTTTACAATTTAGgattttatgttgtttttcttttgtatacTGGGCAAATGCCTCTTCAACTGTTTCATTTGTTCTTGTATACATATCTTCTAACACACTGTTCAATAATCTAGGTGTCATTATGTACTCCTTTGAAAATTCATCATAAACTTCCTTTCCTTTATCTAAAAGGCCTAATCTATGCTCATAATTCATGTCCTCCTTGTCTTTTTGCGATAACATGTATTCTAAGGATCCCTTCCAAATGTTGAGAAAAGTGTCTTCATCAAGCTGAAATTCTCTTCCAAAGTCCATAAACTTATGTGCACTTGCAGTGAAACCTGTTTCAATGAGAATGAACTGTGGATATGAAACTTGCCgcttgacaatttttttaactttttctagATAATGGGCATTATACAGGGTAAGATGATCCACTATTACGCAGTCTCTATTTCCAAATTTCTTAGAATAAGCTTCAAAGGATTCCAAATCTTCATCTCTTTCTTCAATTCTATTTAAGTCAACATAATGAACTGAGAGGTCGCCATTTTCCCGACATTTCAAAACATAGTaaattgatgatgatgatttccCTAAACCCTCAAGTCCGTTTAGATAGAtccaggttttttttgttgctctttcatcctttaatttttcaagaaaCTCTGCATGAAACTTGGTCTTTATAAAGTATCTTCCATCCATAAAGTGGCATACAATTTCACTAGCAAAATTATTGCCCTCTTCATCATCATGCACATGTCTTAGAACACTGGGTTCAAATTCCtgaatctgaaaaataaattgaaataacaaaTTTACTATTAATTGATACCTAACGTTTCATATCAAGACATTTTGTATCgcatttaatttattgttatgtTGATTCAATATGGAAAATTTTTAACCAAGATAAGTGACATAGCTTTGAGCATGGGCAATGTACCAAATTGAAATTGTTGTGAAATAGAAAACTAAAATGCATTGACAGAAAAGGTTTAAGGAAGCAGGGTGGTCAACAATTTTACCATCAGATCTGAAAGAAGagttttataaccttactcacttgatgaataaactcaatgaaaaatgttgtcacttGATATGTTAAATGCTATTCTAATCAATGTATTAACAGGCATATCATTCTATTGTACTAAGGCCCACCTATTATTTtcaactttattaaaaaataacaaatggctacaaactaAGATGAATatccgctgtaatattttcttaaggtggtatgggacacttccatattgtgatgtacttcTTATCGTAATGagcaataaaatcaatttcaattttaaatttacttttctTTCCCAAATCAGTTATCTTACAGCttagcgcaatgggttagagcattACCTATggatctgtaagtcatgagttcaaatcccgctAGGGTTTTTATAACTTTTACCTTCAAGttaattaaaaacttaattttggtcaaattttgtaaaatttgaaaattctaaacagatgaaagtattttgattatataaatgaacttttatccacattaatattgacaggtgtcccataccaccttaagaacAGCAATAATGCATTTATCCCCATAACAATAATGTGTGAGAACTATGGCTGCaaatgtaaattgtttaaaaaccattatttttatttactcgtgtctaaaaaaaactatcaaaattgttgTAGATTTAGtactagacaacattgagatggtgaccatctcaaaggggCCCCACTAAAAAATGGACAATAGgatgaaaagaatttcaaagaattttgctttgaccttgacctataacttagaaattttccagcttgcatagaacttctaattcaatctcattaccccttacatataggcatttttgtttaatctgagaaagattaagcaaatgggaaataatctatggtctaaaactgattataaagagatctgctatgaccttcacattgacttggttcaaggtcactacatgCCATTAACCAAAAAGCTCTGTTTAAGTAAAGcattagccaaatagggctaagtggaaaaaatatgtatgctcttaaaaaaaggatttttgtgtgatccgATATGACCTTGATacttgacctacaaacattATTCAAGGTTACTGCATaccctttgatcaaaggcaccatgtgggtgaagtatgagtcaGACTTGAGAAAAGGGAGTAAAGATATGGtctggacaaggatttttcatataattctgtTATGACCACATCTGACCTTGAAaaatggttcaaggtcactacacactctttactcaaaagcgctgtttatgtgaagtatgagccaaatagggctaagtgaaaagtatatatgctctgaaCAAAGAATTTTCGCGTggtctaatatgaccttgacccttaacctacaaacttcattcaaggtcactgcacaccctttgaccATAGACAATCTGTGAGTGAAGAATGAGCAATATTGGActaaggggagagaagatatgccccgGATaaggattttatataaaattctgCTATGGCCTTAACCTTAGACCTggaaacatggttcaaggtcactgtacACCCTTAacccaaaggcactctgtgggtgaagtatgagccagattaggccaaggggagagaagatatgctccgaaCAACAGATctcagatggacagacagaggGAAGGATGGAaagacagactgatcactatagggcgCCCGCAGAGCTGGGAGCTGGGCCCTAATAATTCATCGTTTAAGAAGGATTActgcatatcatccttttaatttttctgtacaagtatttaatgtTTAGCAAGTAGGGCTGTCACGGTTCCAAATTTTTTTGGGTCGGGTTGTAAAATTTTCGGTTCGGTTTCGGGTTTTTCAGTTCGGGTctactttcaaataaaaattcattgtttatacttcaaatgttcattttttctatttcttcacTCTTTAATAAGAAACTTAAACACAATAACTAGTTTCCTGACtagaaatttaaattacatttgatAATgttaagtaaaattttaaaataaaaactatattattttaaagaataatttcacCTCAAATAACttgaagaacatttttaaagccGTATGTACTACAAAggattattagaaaaaaataattgtaaactttcgttttcaatatttcattatgAAGTTCCTTtcttgatagtttaaaaataagttttatggCCGATTTTTCAATTCAAGTCATTCGTTTTAAGATATAGTTCAATGCTTCTTTTGATAAATGGTTACAGGagatttgataaaaatcatatgtTAACATAAAAAGTATATTTGTGATTTGAAACAAGTAAAGCCTAATGATATGTTCGTGTATTTTCAAGTTACAGGTAATGCACACTGTGTGTTCTGTTTTCTGTATCCACGCAGATTTTCCCACATTATTTTGCATGGATCTGACTTCTGACTTTTTTCATTCAATCTCACTActaataaatccaatttttttttaccctaaACATTTctataaacaaatattgaaaacatgTTCGATGTCCGAATCGTAAGCCGCCATCTTTGTTTATTGAACTAGTGTTTATCCTTTATAcacaggtatttttttttaggatgaGTGAACAATCATCGGTATACATGGCCAGTTGTATGCAAGTCAATGTTTATTACAAACAACAGGTCCACACTAATAAACCTTTAAATTTCATgccaattttcataaaaatacggATTCTATTACACAAACCATACCGAACCGAAATCCCGAAAAACGGAACCAAACAAATTGTTCCGTGGTTTTTGGTTATTTCGGTGACCTGTGTTAGCCCTattagcaagacatttctataaatgaccaaccaaaatttcagcacCAATC
The window above is part of the Magallana gigas chromosome 10, xbMagGiga1.1, whole genome shotgun sequence genome. Proteins encoded here:
- the LOC117683522 gene encoding uncharacterized protein — protein: MQKTHLLVRALDMAHPIQEFEPSVLRHVHDDEEGNNFASEIVCHFMDGRYFIKTKFHAEFLEKLKDERATKKTWIYLNGLEGLGKSSSSIYYVLKCRENGDLSVHYVDLNRIEERDEDLESFEAYSKKFGNRDCVIVDHLTLYNAHYLEKVKKIVKRQVSYPQFILIETGFTASAHKFMDFGREFQLDEDTFLNIWKGSLEYMLSQKDKEDMNYEHRLGLLDKGKEVYDEFSKEYIMTPRLLNSVLEDMYTRTNETVEEAFAQYTKEKQHKILNCKSSENIEYAKFQLHTAVLLHCIPNKQEIIIKREWAQELKIGINIFEVEHYKIQTPGLLQSNLEYARMGLDVGDICVKIRHLIPTLANCWRERFPYDLEGMLQIAKNVGSDKILPIMFQNGGARKEFEKLLVDTQKEIQSVLLPFSIGGETIYQVSQSKQELLQTPCTVVPSVENFFERNAKELSSYYQDIPENFKGHERNVALFSLFIKQLSNNFDKFLVYPLIPNFMGVDYFVFYNVSVDRCEGCTSSKRIKVQEKTLYLVQVATGAMHRGDTIGQALNVVKQIFANENVVVHAVVIVASQNKESFTLTKCAFENISVINLHGTKKPLLQNNCLLYQFYLELLKSS